One window from the genome of Neochlamydia sp. AcF84 encodes:
- the murF gene encoding UDP-N-acetylmuramoyl-tripeptide--D-alanyl-D-alanine ligase, which yields MPKDQAVFTGVSVDSRLHRPENLFFSLPGAQTDGHHFLEKIASQGSKGAVVSRDYDGPDYGMLLIRVENPLLALQNLARLIIKQSKARVVAVTGSVGKTTTKDFITTVLKEKFKVSSSPGNSNSQIGVPLAILNHTEGQEEIIVLEMGMSHPGNLKALIDIAPPECAIITQVALAHACNFDSLEAIAYAKAEILTHASTALAILHRDIINYSEIIKIGSCRKLSFSFDHPLADYSIAATQTDGLAVRSKEQIYKLGSFPILGKHHQANFLAAVACAEYFGMSPKEIALGMSKLVLPASRGQLIEKKGILFINDVYNASPLSVKAALKNIPSPKNGGRKVAVLADMLELGQFSKKAHEEIGEYALNQVDSMFCYGAESRLIFDCWQKYGRHAYWYNHRAELVDALKSYLQEGDVVLIKGSKGTQISKLLEEWESSPNDHIFS from the coding sequence TTTTTTTCCCTTCCTGGCGCTCAAACTGATGGGCATCATTTTTTAGAGAAAATAGCTTCTCAAGGGTCGAAAGGAGCCGTAGTTAGCAGGGATTATGATGGCCCAGATTATGGCATGCTATTAATCCGAGTAGAAAATCCTTTACTAGCTCTGCAAAATTTAGCTCGATTGATTATTAAGCAGTCTAAAGCTCGCGTGGTAGCAGTGACCGGCTCTGTAGGTAAAACGACTACTAAAGATTTTATTACGACAGTTCTTAAAGAAAAATTTAAGGTATCCTCTTCTCCCGGCAATAGTAACTCACAGATTGGCGTGCCCTTAGCTATTCTTAATCATACAGAGGGTCAAGAAGAGATCATCGTTTTAGAAATGGGGATGAGCCATCCGGGAAATCTAAAAGCACTCATTGATATAGCCCCGCCTGAATGCGCCATAATTACCCAGGTTGCCTTGGCACATGCTTGTAACTTTGATTCATTAGAGGCAATTGCCTACGCGAAAGCTGAAATATTAACCCATGCTAGTACCGCGTTAGCGATCCTTCATCGAGACATCATTAATTATTCGGAGATAATAAAAATAGGGTCTTGTCGAAAATTATCTTTTTCTTTTGATCATCCCCTAGCTGATTATAGTATTGCTGCTACTCAAACAGATGGTCTAGCTGTTAGATCAAAAGAGCAAATTTATAAGCTGGGTAGCTTTCCTATCTTAGGGAAGCATCATCAAGCTAATTTTTTAGCTGCAGTCGCTTGTGCAGAATATTTCGGTATGAGCCCCAAGGAGATTGCTTTGGGTATGAGCAAGCTAGTTCTGCCCGCATCAAGAGGGCAGCTGATAGAAAAAAAAGGAATTCTTTTTATCAATGATGTGTATAATGCTTCACCACTTTCTGTAAAAGCTGCTCTTAAAAATATCCCTTCTCCTAAAAATGGGGGGCGTAAGGTAGCCGTTTTAGCCGATATGCTAGAGTTAGGTCAATTTTCTAAAAAAGCCCATGAAGAAATTGGAGAGTATGCTTTAAATCAGGTAGATAGTATGTTCTGTTATGGTGCAGAAAGCCGCCTGATATTTGATTGTTGGCAGAAGTATGGTCGACATGCATATTGGTATAATCATCGTGCGGAGTTGGTAGATGCTTTAAAGAGCTATTTACAAGAGGGGGATGTGGTGCTGATTAAAGGCTCAAAAGGGACCCAGATATCAAAATTATTAGAGGAATGGGAGAGTAGCCCCAATGATCATATTTTTAGTTGA
- the murD gene encoding UDP-N-acetylmuramoyl-L-alanine--D-glutamate ligase, translating into MKLKKKRVLIIGLGLSGRAAASFLLKRQAYVWGVDDNLELLKNHQEIKDLITLGLVARHEAEKIEIQDFDFIVVSPGVPPSNPYYIQARQAGIEIVGEVELAARFINQPLLAITGTNGKTTTTLLVAHVLNASGKAARALGNLGAPLTAELDALTVGAEEDILVAELSSFQLETLQSAVIDAGVVLNITPDHLDRYPDLQAYAATKLHLKNCLKPKGNLYVYEAVYNEYKKLLGDFKPLTYGYSSSCNFYLDHQFIYGKGQDPYPLPLAYQGVKNHDVENMLAAYALCKERGVTSEQFFNALSAFKKPAHRLEFVRSFKEIAYYDDSKGTNVDAVIRAVTSLKGEIILIAGGVDKGAAYTPWIKAFAGHVKYVFAIGQAAIKIKNDLASSLPVEERPTLEAAIKDATALAKPGQVVLLSPGCSSFDMFRDYVHRGEEFKRIVNTLE; encoded by the coding sequence ATGAAGCTAAAGAAAAAGAGAGTCTTAATAATTGGATTAGGTTTAAGTGGACGTGCAGCTGCAAGCTTCTTGCTTAAAAGACAAGCTTATGTATGGGGCGTTGATGACAACTTAGAATTATTGAAAAATCACCAAGAAATCAAAGATTTGATAACTTTAGGACTTGTAGCCAGACATGAGGCTGAGAAAATTGAAATTCAAGATTTTGACTTTATTGTGGTTTCACCTGGCGTTCCTCCTTCCAATCCCTATTATATCCAAGCTCGGCAAGCAGGTATTGAAATCGTGGGTGAAGTAGAATTAGCTGCACGTTTTATTAATCAGCCCTTATTAGCCATTACCGGTACCAATGGTAAAACCACTACCACCTTGCTAGTCGCTCATGTTTTAAATGCCAGTGGTAAAGCTGCACGTGCACTAGGCAATTTAGGGGCCCCCCTAACGGCAGAATTAGATGCCTTAACAGTGGGTGCAGAAGAGGATATATTGGTGGCAGAATTGAGTTCCTTTCAATTAGAAACTCTCCAAAGCGCTGTAATAGATGCAGGTGTGGTCTTAAATATTACCCCTGATCATCTCGATCGTTATCCTGACCTGCAAGCGTATGCGGCGACAAAACTCCATCTTAAAAATTGTTTAAAACCTAAAGGGAATTTATATGTTTATGAGGCTGTATATAACGAATATAAAAAGCTTTTAGGAGATTTTAAGCCTTTAACCTATGGCTACTCTTCTTCTTGTAACTTTTACCTCGATCACCAATTTATCTATGGAAAAGGTCAAGATCCTTATCCTCTACCTTTAGCTTATCAGGGTGTAAAAAATCATGATGTAGAAAATATGCTGGCTGCTTACGCATTATGCAAGGAAAGGGGAGTCACTTCTGAACAATTCTTTAACGCCCTTTCAGCTTTTAAAAAGCCTGCCCATCGTCTTGAATTTGTGCGTTCTTTCAAGGAAATAGCCTACTATGATGATAGCAAGGGAACTAATGTAGATGCTGTTATCCGTGCGGTCACTTCTTTAAAAGGTGAAATAATTTTGATTGCAGGAGGTGTGGATAAAGGAGCTGCCTATACACCTTGGATCAAAGCTTTTGCTGGCCATGTTAAATATGTATTTGCCATTGGCCAAGCTGCGATAAAAATAAAAAATGATCTAGCCTCTAGCCTTCCTGTCGAGGAGCGGCCTACCCTAGAAGCAGCAATAAAAGATGCGACAGCGCTTGCAAAACCTGGCCAAGTTGTATTACTATCTCCAGGCTGCTCCAGCTTTGATATGTTTCGCGACTATGTACATAGAGGAGAAGAATTTAAACGTATAGTTAATACCTTAGAATAA
- a CDS encoding putative peptidoglycan glycosyltransferase FtsW, producing MRILPVMNAHKKVIGKKSTLSFPPIFCLLFLCVSIIYVLGLIMVYSTTSAEVMDMELNKSTHQALLKQLMYAAIGLSLAVGIAKIGYRTLITLSPWLLGIFSFLLFITLIPGIGREVNGSRRWLAILGISLQPSEFVKYIIPAYFIHHYLKFSGKVFTFYAFLKLVGTVAIPMLLILVEPNNGTTAVIAMSVLVLCILMKISWRYWALPLLACLCVGGAFAYHLSYVSARLKVYLNPELDLKGKGHQPYQAKIAAGSGRLLGRGPGNSMQKLSYLPEAQNDYIAAIYAEEFGFIGMCILITLYLSIACLGFYIANASSSLEGFYFCAVITFLITFQAFLNLGVVSGLLPSTGLNLPWFSQGGSSLVANILGLGIILNISQDVKPHLSDLPFKA from the coding sequence ATGAGAATTCTACCTGTGATGAATGCGCACAAAAAAGTAATAGGAAAAAAGTCTACTCTTTCCTTTCCCCCTATCTTTTGCCTGCTTTTTTTATGTGTCTCTATCATTTATGTGCTAGGTCTCATCATGGTCTATAGCACGACTTCAGCTGAAGTGATGGACATGGAATTAAACAAAAGCACTCATCAAGCCTTACTTAAGCAGCTCATGTATGCAGCTATAGGCCTTAGCTTAGCAGTAGGAATAGCAAAAATAGGCTATCGCACCTTAATAACCTTGAGCCCCTGGCTTTTAGGCATTTTTAGCTTTCTATTATTTATAACTTTAATTCCAGGCATTGGACGTGAAGTGAATGGCTCTAGACGTTGGCTAGCTATTTTAGGCATATCATTACAGCCTTCAGAGTTTGTTAAATATATCATTCCTGCCTACTTTATTCATCATTACCTAAAGTTTTCTGGGAAAGTCTTTACTTTTTATGCCTTCCTTAAGTTGGTAGGCACGGTAGCTATTCCTATGCTTTTGATATTAGTAGAACCTAACAATGGTACCACCGCAGTAATAGCTATGTCTGTGCTAGTGCTTTGCATTTTGATGAAAATCAGCTGGAGGTACTGGGCCCTCCCTTTGCTAGCCTGCCTATGTGTAGGAGGAGCCTTTGCCTATCATCTTTCTTATGTCTCTGCACGCCTGAAGGTTTATTTAAATCCTGAACTAGATCTTAAAGGTAAAGGGCACCAACCTTATCAAGCTAAGATTGCTGCTGGGTCGGGAAGATTATTAGGTAGGGGACCCGGCAACAGCATGCAAAAGCTAAGCTATTTACCGGAAGCTCAGAATGATTACATTGCTGCTATCTATGCTGAAGAATTTGGCTTTATAGGAATGTGTATATTAATTACTCTTTATCTATCTATTGCTTGCCTCGGCTTTTATATTGCTAATGCCTCCTCAAGCCTAGAAGGATTCTATTTTTGTGCCGTCATTACTTTCTTAATTACCTTCCAAGCTTTTTTAAATCTAGGCGTGGTATCTGGTTTATTGCCCAGTACAGGCTTAAATTTGCCATGGTTTAGCCAAGGGGGCAGCTCTTTGGTGGCTAATATTTTAGGGTTAGGGATTATTTTAAATATTTCACAAGATGTGAAGCCCCATTTGAGTGATTTGCCTTTTAAGGCTTAA
- the mraY gene encoding phospho-N-acetylmuramoyl-pentapeptide-transferase, translating into MIIFLVDWLKYTLNIKVPMVFTYYSTRMILAAITSLIISIFLGPYFIKKLYELKIGQTIRVEDCPLLGQLHEKKKDTPTMGGVLILFSMLISMFLWMDISHVFTLILFITTVWLGVVGGYDDYLKLKHKNPKGLSGKKKLFYQFTLSAFIALYLLCPSVSSSIQMKNWFAPPIVKEQTATKTKWGPLVVKQEATHSSGPTAISLKDYATRIYLPFIKNHWLVLKGALTLVAALFIMFVITGSSNAANLTDGLDGLAAGCLIIVAGCLALIAFVSNHIQIAGYLNILYIEGSGEIAIYLSALMGACLGFLWYNSHPAQVFMGDTGSLALGGIIGVSAVLLKRELLLGLVGGIFVAEALSVILQVLSYKYRNKKRIFLCAPLHHHFEYMGWAETKVVTRFWIIGLLLGILGIASLKFQ; encoded by the coding sequence ATGATCATATTTTTAGTTGACTGGTTGAAATACACATTGAATATTAAAGTTCCCATGGTGTTTACCTACTATTCCACTCGCATGATATTGGCAGCTATAACTTCCTTAATCATTAGCATTTTCTTGGGACCCTATTTTATTAAAAAACTTTACGAGCTTAAAATTGGCCAAACTATTCGAGTCGAGGACTGCCCTTTACTAGGTCAGTTGCATGAAAAGAAGAAAGATACTCCTACAATGGGAGGAGTATTAATTCTTTTTTCAATGTTAATTTCTATGTTCTTATGGATGGATATCAGCCATGTGTTTACCCTTATCTTATTTATCACTACCGTTTGGCTAGGAGTAGTGGGTGGTTATGATGATTACTTGAAACTTAAACATAAAAATCCTAAAGGGTTATCAGGTAAGAAAAAATTATTTTATCAATTTACCTTATCAGCCTTTATAGCCTTATATCTGCTTTGTCCCTCCGTTTCTTCTTCTATTCAGATGAAAAATTGGTTTGCCCCTCCTATTGTTAAAGAGCAAACAGCCACTAAGACTAAATGGGGTCCGCTAGTGGTGAAACAAGAGGCTACCCATTCCTCGGGTCCTACAGCAATCTCTTTGAAAGATTATGCGACACGCATTTATTTACCTTTCATTAAAAACCACTGGCTGGTTCTTAAGGGGGCCTTGACTCTAGTAGCCGCTTTGTTTATCATGTTTGTAATCACCGGTTCTTCTAATGCGGCAAATTTGACAGATGGCTTAGATGGTTTAGCGGCAGGCTGTTTAATTATTGTAGCGGGTTGCTTAGCTTTAATTGCTTTCGTTTCTAACCATATCCAGATCGCGGGCTATTTAAACATCCTTTATATTGAAGGAAGTGGGGAAATAGCTATTTACTTAAGCGCGTTGATGGGCGCCTGCTTAGGCTTTCTATGGTATAATAGCCACCCCGCTCAAGTTTTTATGGGCGATACTGGCTCCCTAGCTTTAGGAGGGATCATAGGTGTATCGGCTGTATTGTTAAAACGCGAATTGCTCTTAGGTCTTGTTGGAGGAATCTTTGTCGCTGAAGCGCTATCAGTCATCCTTCAAGTGCTAAGTTATAAATATCGCAATAAAAAGCGTATATTTTTATGCGCGCCTTTGCATCATCATTTCGAGTATATGGGGTGGGCTGAAACGAAAGTGGTAACCCGTTTCTGGATCATCGGCTTGCTGTTAGGCATACTTGGCATCGCGTCGCTCAAATTTCAATAA
- a CDS encoding LysM peptidoglycan-binding domain-containing protein: MNRRDTIIIAVLLNAALLAILFMMAVRHEDPTDEFHNAPQIIMDANKQLTPSSQALVNSPSDTSIGSTQTGDEIDNMLKHYADSPHLILVEEEGELGDKELSASLSTDNTEAQQVSSLETSTQPSQLVTITVKKGDALEKIARANNTSVEAIKKANHLTSNRLNIGQLLKVPVGTKKNHLEHGQQKPLAAKEPTPLSSAGPELYTIKSGDNPWKIAKQFNVKFDDLLKMNNLDEEKARNLQVGDRIRVR, encoded by the coding sequence ATGAATCGTAGAGATACCATAATTATCGCTGTCCTATTAAATGCAGCGTTGCTAGCTATATTATTTATGATGGCCGTCCGTCATGAGGACCCAACAGATGAATTTCATAACGCTCCTCAGATTATCATGGATGCTAATAAACAATTGACCCCTTCCTCTCAAGCGTTAGTTAACTCACCCTCTGATACTTCTATAGGCTCTACCCAGACAGGCGATGAAATTGACAATATGCTGAAACACTATGCCGATAGTCCTCATCTTATCCTTGTGGAAGAGGAAGGCGAATTGGGAGATAAAGAACTATCCGCCTCTCTTTCTACTGATAACACAGAGGCCCAGCAGGTTTCTAGCTTAGAGACATCTACCCAACCTTCTCAACTTGTGACCATTACGGTTAAAAAAGGGGATGCTTTAGAAAAAATCGCTCGAGCCAACAATACGAGCGTGGAAGCTATCAAAAAAGCCAATCATTTAACCAGCAATCGCTTAAATATTGGCCAGCTATTAAAAGTGCCTGTAGGCACCAAAAAAAACCATTTAGAGCATGGACAACAAAAGCCTTTAGCCGCCAAAGAGCCTACACCTCTTTCTTCGGCAGGGCCAGAGCTTTACACCATTAAAAGTGGGGATAACCCCTGGAAAATTGCCAAACAATTTAATGTTAAGTTTGATGATTTATTGAAGATGAATAACTTGGATGAAGAAAAAGCCCGTAATCTCCAAGTCGGTGATAGGATTCGTGTAAGATAA